One window of the Populus nigra chromosome 4, ddPopNigr1.1, whole genome shotgun sequence genome contains the following:
- the LOC133692963 gene encoding putative wall-associated receptor kinase-like 16 — MRIRGLALQFTTTGVLLAAVTAATGFPIAKPGCQEDRCGNVSIPYPFGTEKDCYYDSKFLITCNHTFNPPKAFLGNGSIEVTEITLDGKLRSMHYIAKDCYNQAGARTTKNRPWINLSIEGPYVVSDTDNMFVAIGCDTVAEMRGRREDNNDKYLVGCISKCSNKTFVPNTCSGIGCCQTSIAKGIKYFNVNAASDNNHTGIWEFNPCSFAFMIEEKQFTFFPSNLSDLETVDKLPIIVDWSIGRNNCETLEKNRMSNACQGQSKCHDPENGSGYICKCLDGYQGNPYLPNGCRNINECSDPKVAHNCSHNCIDTEGNYTCSCPKGYHGDGRIDGERCIRNRSSVIQIAVGIGAGLTSLLMGITWLYWGYSKWKLMKLKEKFFRQNGGLMLEQQLSRREGPVTETAKIFSAAELEKATDKYHESRILGQGGFGTVYKGTLTDGRTVAIKKSKTIDHSQIEQFINEVVVLYQINHRNVVKLLGCCLEMEVPLLVYEYVANGTLYDHIHDKSKVSALTWEIRLKIASETAGVLSYLHSAASVPIIHRDVKSTNILLDNSYTAKVSDFGTSRLIPLDQVELSTMVQGTLGYLDPEYLHTSQLTDKSDVYSFGVVLVELLTGMKAISFHKPEGERNLSSYFLCALKEDRLVHILQDSMVNQDNIRQLKGVANIAKKCLRVKGEERPNMKHVAMELEGLRTSAKHPWTNDKSDVEETEYLLGESAETVRSEEMAGTSAGYHSLYLIQSQGDGR, encoded by the exons ATGAGAATTCGAGGATTGGCCTTACAGTTCACAACAACGGGAGTGTTGTTAGCAGCAGTTACAGCAGCAACAGGGTTTCCTATAGCGAAGCCTGGATGCCAAGAAGATAGATGTGGGAATGTTAGTATCCCATATCCATTTGGCACGGAAAAAGATTGCTACTACGACTCTAAGTTCCTCATAACTTGCAATCATACTTTCAACCCTCCAAAAGCGTTTTTAGGGAATGGTAGCATAGAGGTCACAGAAATAACCCTTGATGGGAAGCTACGCAGCATGCATTATATAGCTAAGGATTGCTATAATCAGGCAGGTGCACGAACAACGAAAAACAGACCCTGGATAAACCTATCCATCGAAGGTCCATACGTTGTTTCTGACACTGACAATATGTTCGTCGCTATCGGCTGTGATACTGTAGCTGAAATGCGAGGTAGACGAGAAGACAATAATGATAAATACCTGGTAGGATGCATTTCCAAATGTAGCAACAAAACATTTGTACCAAACACGTGCTCCGGAATTGGTTGCTGCCAAACCTCCATTGCCAAAGGAATTAAGTACTTCAACGTAAACGCAGCTAGTGACAATAATCATACGGGAATCTGGGAATTCAATCCTTGCAGCTTTGCCTTCATGATTGAAGAAAAGCAGTTCACCTTTTTTCCAAGTAACCTGTCGGATTTAGAGACAGTAGATAAGCTTCCTATTATAGTTGATTGGAGTATTGGGCGCAATAACTGCGAAACCTTGGAAAAGAACAGGATGTCTAATGCATGTCAAGGACAGAGCAAATGTCATGACCCTGAAAATGGGTCTGGGTACATTTGCAAATGCTTAGATGGCTATCAAGGAAATCCATACCTCCCAAATGGTTGCCGAA ACATTAATGAATGCTCAGATCCAAAAGTAGCCCACAATTGCAGCCACAATTGCATCGACACCGAAGGGAATTATACATGTTCTTGCCCCAAGGGGTACCATGGAGATGGGAGAATAGATGGAGAACGCTGCATCCGCAATCGATCATCAGTGATTCAGATCGCTGTCG GAATTGGAGCGGGACTGACATCTTTGTTGATGGGAATTACTTGGCTCTACTGGGGATACAGTAAATGGAAGCTAATGAAGCTCAAAGAGAAGTTCTTTAGGCAAAATGGTGGTCTAATGCTGGAGCAGCAGCTATCAAGAAGGGAAGGACCCGTTACAGAAACGGCAAAAATCTTTTCAGCTGCAGAACTCGAGAAAGCCACTGACAAGTACCATGAAAGTAGAATTCTTGGCCAAGGAGGTTTTGGTACAGTTTACAAGGGAACTTTAACAGATGGAAGAACTGTTGCAATCAAGAAGTCCAAAACAATCGATCATAGCCAAATCGAGCAGTTTATCAATGAGGTGGTTGTTCTTTACCAAATCAATCACAGGAATGTGGTGAAGCTTCTAGGATGTTGCTTGGAGATGGAAGTCCCATTACTAGTTTATGAATATGTTGCAAATGGCACCCTCTATGACCACATTCACGACAAGAGTAAGGTGTCGGCCCTGACCTGGGAAATCCGTTTAAAGATAGCTTCTGAAACTGCAGGTGTTCTATCATATTTGCATTCCGCAGCTTCTGTGCCAATCATTCATAGGGATGTCAAGTCTACAAACATACTCCTGGACAACAGTTACACGGCAAAAGTGTCAGATTTTGGCACTTCTAGGTTAATTCCGTTGGATCAAGTTGAATTGTCAACGATGGTGCAAGGTACTCTAGGATACTTAGACCCTGAGTACCTGCACACAAGCCAACTGACGGACAAAAGTGATGTTTACAGTTTTGGAGTGGTTCTTGTGGAACTACTAACTGGGATGAAGGCAATTTCCTTCCATAAGCCTGAGGGGGAGAGGAATTTATCATCGTATTTTCTTTGTGCACTGAAAGAAGATCGCCTGGTCCATATTCTTCAGGATAGCATGGTGAACCAGGATAATATTAGGCAGCTGAAGGGAGTTGCCAACATTGCAAAGAAGTGCTTAAGAGTAAAAGGAGAGGAAAGACCCAACATGAAGCATGTAGCAATGGAATTAGAGGGGCTAAGAACATCTGCAAAACATCCTTGGACTAATGACAAATCAGATGTAGAAGAGACAGAGTACTTGCTTGGTGAATCAGCGGAAACTGTTCGTTCTGAGGAAATGGCTGGTACAAGTGCTGGATATCACAGTCTATATTTAATACAATCACAAGGAGATGGCAGATGA
- the LOC133691842 gene encoding putative wall-associated receptor kinase-like 16 gives MRIRGMALQFTIIGVLLLAAVTAETEFPIAKPRCQDRCGNVTIPYPFGTRKDCYYDPQFLITCNHSFNHPKAFIGNTNLSVTEITLDGKLRLMHYIAKDCYNRAGARRTRNRPRINLPSQGPYVFSDTDNRFVAIGCDTVASMLGRREDKNDTYLVGCISRCSNKKYVPNTCSGIGCCQTSIAKGIKYFEASLSSFYNHTGIWEFNPCSFAFIIEEKQFSFFPSNLSDLKEVSKVPLVVDWSIGRNNCETLEKNKMSNACQGQSKCHDPENGSGYFCKCLDGYQGNPYLPNGCRNINECSDPEVAHNCSHKCIDTEGDYTCSCPKGYHGDGRIDGERCIRNRSSVIQVAVGIGAGLTSLLMGITWLYWGYSKWKLMKLKEKFFRQNGGLMLEQQLSRREAPVTETAKIFSAAELEKATDKYHESRILGRGGFGTVYKGTLTDGRTVAIKKSKTIDHSQIEQFINEVVVLYQINHRNVVKLLGCCLETEVPLLVYEYVANGTLYDHIHDKSKVSAFTWEIRLKIASETAGVLSYLHSAASVPIIHRDVKSTNILLDNSYTVKVSDFGTSRLIPLDQDELSTMVQGTLGYLDPEYFHTSQLTDKSDVYSFGVVLVELLTGMKAISFDRPEGERNLSAYFLCALKEDRLVHILQDCMVNQDNIRQLKEVANIAKKCLRVKGEERPNMKKVAMELEGLRTSAKHPWTNDESYVEETEYLLGESAETVRSEEMAGTSAGYHSLYLMQSQGDGR, from the exons ATGAGAATTCGAGGAATGGCCTTACAGTTCACAATAATAGGAGTGCTGTTGTTAGCAGCAGTGACAGCAGAAACAGAGTTTCCTATAGCGAAGCCCCGATGCCAAGATAGATGTGGGAATGTTACTATCCCATATCCATTTGGCACCAGAAAAGATTGCTACTACGACCCTCAGTTCCTCATAACTTGCAACCATTCTTTCAACCATCCAAAAGCGTTTATAGGAAATACTAACTTAAGTGTCACAGAAATAACCCTTGATGGGAAGCTTCGCCTCATGCACTATATAGCTAAGGATTGCTATAATCGGGCAGGTGCACGAAGAACGAGAAACAGACCCAGGATAAACCTACCCTCCCAAGGTCCATACGTTTTTTCTGACACTGACAATAGGTTCGTCGCTATCGGCTGTGATACTGTAGCTTCAATGCTAGGTAGGCGAGAAGACAAGAATGATACATACCTGGTAGGATGCATTTCCAGATGTAGCAACAAAAAATATGTGCCAAACACATGCTCCGGAATTGGTTGCTGCCAAACCTCCATTGCCAAAGGAATTAAGTACTTCGAGGCTAGCTTGTCTAGCTTCTATAATCATACGGGAATCTGGGAATTCAATCCTTGCAGCTTTGCCTTCATTATTGAAGAAAAGCAGTTCAGCTTTTTTCCAAGTAACCTGTCGGATTTGAAGGAAGTAAGTAAGGTTCCTCTTGTAGTGGATTGGAGTATTGGGCGCAATAACTGCGAAACCTTggaaaagaacaagatgtctaATGCATGTCAAGGACAGAGCAAATGTCATGACCCTGAAAATGGGTCTGGGTACTTTTGCAAATGCTTAGATGGCTATCAAGGAAATCCATACCTCCCAAATGGTTGCCGAA ACATTAATGAATGTTCAGATCCAGAAGTAGCCCACAATTGCAGCCACAAATGCATCGACACCGAAGGGGATTATACATGTTCTTGCCCCAAGGGGTACCATGGAGATGGGAGAATAGATGGAGAACGCTGCATCCGCAATCGATCATCAGTGATTCAGGTCGCTGTCG GAATTGGAGCGGGACTGACATCTTTGTTGATGGGAATTACTTGGCTCTACTGGGGATACAGTAAATGGAAGCTAATGAAGCTCAAAGAGAAGTTCTTTAGGCAAAATGGTGGTCTAATGCTGGAGCAGCAGCTATCAAGAAGGGAAGCACCCGTTACAGAAACGGCAAAAATCTTTTCAGCTGCAGAACTCGAGAAAGCCACTGACAAGTACCATGAAAGTAGAATTCTTGGCCGTGGAGGTTTTGGTACAGTTTACAAGGGAACTTTAACAGATGGAAGAACTGTTGCAATCAAGAAGTCCAAAACAATCGATCATAGCCAAATCGAGCAGTTTATCAATGAGGTGGTTGTTCTTTACCAAATCAATCACAGGAATGTGGTGAAGCTTCTAGGATGTTGCTTGGAGACGGAAGTCCCATTACTAGTTTATGAATATGTTGCAAATGGCACCCTCTATGACCACATTCACGACAAGAGTAAAGTGTCGGCCTTCACCTGGGAAATCCGTTTAAAGATAGCTTCTGAAACTGCAGGTGTTCTATCATATTTGCATTCCGCAGCTTCTGTGCCAATCATTCATAGGGATGTCAAGTCTACAAACATACTCCTGGACAACAGTTACACGGTAAAAGTGTCAGATTTTGGCACTTCTAGGTTAATTCCGTTGGATCAAGATGAATTGTCAACAATGGTGCAAGGTACTCTAGGATACTTAGACCCTGAGTACTTTCACACAAGCCAGCTGACGGACAAAAGTGATGTCTACAGTTTTGGAGTGGTTCTTGTGGAACTACTAACTGGGATGAAGGCAATTTCCTTCGATAGGCCTGAGGGGGAGAGGAATTTATCAGCGTATTTTCTTTGTGCACTGAAAGAAGATCGCCTGGTCCATATTCTTCAGGATTGCATGGTGAACCAGGATAATATTAGGCAGCTTAAGGAAGTTGCCAACATTGCAAAGAAGTGCTTAAGAGTAAAAGGAGAGGAAAGACCTAACATGAAGAAGGTAGCAATGGAATTAGAGGGGCTAAGAACATCTGCAAAACATCCTTGGACTAATGACGAATCATATGTAGAAGAGACAGAGTACTTGCTTGGTGAATCAGCGGAAACTGTTCGTTCTGAGGAAATGGCTGGTACAAGTGCTGGATATCACAGTTTATATTTAATGCAATCACAAGGAGATGGCAGATGA
- the LOC133690467 gene encoding wall-associated receptor kinase 1-like produces the protein MVFLVPNFNSLETEVPLLVYEYVPNGTLYDHIHDKSKVSALTWEIRLKIASETAGVLSYLHSAASVPIIHRDVKSTNILLDNSYTAKVSDFGTSRLIPLDQVELSTMVQGTLGYLDPEYLHTSQLTDKSDVYSFGVVLVELLTGMKTISFYKPEGERNLSSYFLCAMKEDRLVHILQDCMVNQDNIRQLKEVANIAKKCLRVKGEERPNMKNVAMELEGLRTSAKHPWTNDVSNVEETEYLLGKSAETVRSEEMAGTSAGYHSLYLMQSQGDGR, from the exons ATGGTGTTTTTG GTACCAAACTTCAACAGCTTGGAGACAGAAGTCCCATTACTAGTTTATGAATATGTTCCAAATGGCACCCTCTATGACCACATTCACGACAAGAGTAAGGTGTCGGCCCTCACCTGGGAAATCCGTTTAAAGATAGCTTCTGAAACTGCAGGTGTTCTATCATATTTGCATTCCGCAGCCTCTGTACCAATCATTCATAGGGATGTCAAGTCTACGAACATACTCCTGGACAACAGTTACACGGCAAAAGTGTCAGATTTTGGCACTTCTAGGTTAATTCCGTTGGATCAAGTTGAATTGTCAACGATGGTGCAAGGTACTCTAGGATACTTAGACCCTGAGTACTTGCACACAAGCCAACTGACGGACAAAAGTGATGTTTACAGTTTTGGAGTGGTTCTTGTGGAACTACTAACTGGGATGAAGACAATTTCCTTCTATAAGCCTGAGGGGGAGAGGAATTTATCATCGTATTTTCTTTGTGCAATGAAAGAAGATCGCCTGGTCCATATTCTTCAGGATTGCATGGTGAACCAGGATAACATTAGGCAGCTTAAGGAAGTTGCCAACATTGCGAAGAAGTGCTTAAGAGTAAAAGGAGAGGAAAGACCCAACATGAAGAATGTAGCAATGGAATTAGAGGGGCTAAGAACATCTGCAAAACATCCTTGGACTAATGACGTATCAAATGTAGAAGAGACAGAGTACTTGCTTGGTAAATCAGCGGAAACTGTTCGTTCTGAGGAAATGGCTGGTACAAGTGCTGGCTATCACAGTCTATATTTAATGCAATCACAAGGAGATGGCAGATGA